In a genomic window of Burkholderiales bacterium:
- the pstA gene encoding phosphate ABC transporter permease PstA encodes MTLHGRRKLVNRIALGASLGAMAFGLFWLAWILIEVIRLGVGGLSLDLFTKMTPPPGSEGGLANAIAGSLIMVGAASLIGTPIGMLAGIYLAEYGQRGWLGASTRFVNDILLSAPSIVIGLFIYAIMVAQMKTFSGLAGVAALALIVVPVVVRTTENMLILVPDSLREAVFALGAQKWKVVTLVTARAARAGIVTGVLLAVARIAGETAPLLFTALSNQFWSVSLADPMANLPVTIFKFAMSPFQDWQQLAWAGVFLITAGVLLLNVLARVMFKEGLKQ; translated from the coding sequence ATGACGCTCCATGGACGGCGCAAGCTCGTCAACCGGATCGCGCTCGGCGCTTCGCTCGGCGCGATGGCGTTCGGGCTCTTCTGGCTCGCCTGGATCCTGATCGAGGTGATCCGTCTCGGCGTCGGCGGTCTCTCCCTCGATCTCTTTACGAAGATGACCCCGCCGCCCGGCAGTGAAGGCGGCCTGGCGAACGCGATCGCCGGCAGCCTGATCATGGTCGGCGCGGCGAGCCTCATCGGCACGCCGATCGGCATGCTCGCGGGCATCTATCTCGCCGAGTACGGACAGCGCGGCTGGCTCGGTGCGTCGACGCGGTTCGTCAACGACATCCTGCTCTCCGCGCCGTCGATCGTGATCGGTCTGTTCATCTACGCGATCATGGTGGCGCAGATGAAGACCTTCTCCGGCCTTGCGGGTGTCGCCGCGCTGGCGCTGATCGTCGTTCCGGTCGTCGTGAGGACGACCGAGAACATGCTGATCCTCGTACCCGACAGCCTGCGCGAAGCGGTCTTCGCGCTCGGCGCGCAGAAATGGAAAGTCGTCACGCTGGTGACGGCCCGGGCCGCGCGCGCCGGCATCGTCACCGGCGTGCTGCTCGCGGTCGCGCGCATCGCCGGCGAGACCGCGCCGCTGCTCTTCACCGCGCTCTCGAACCAGTTCTGGAGCGTGAGCCTCGCCGATCCGATGGCCAACCTGCCGGTCACCATATTCAAGTTCGCGATGAGCCCGTTCCAGGACTGGCAGCAGCTCGCGTGGGCCGGCGTGTTCCTCATCACCGCCGGCGTGCTGCTGCTCAACGTGCTCGCACGCGTCATGTTCAAGGAAGGTCTGAAGCAATGA